Proteins co-encoded in one Gracilimonas sp. genomic window:
- the mazG gene encoding nucleoside triphosphate pyrophosphohydrolase: MKPSRKFEDLVELVAILRKECPWDRKQTHESIKDNLIEEAYEAIEALDNQDFDEFKKELGDLLLHVVFHSRMATETETFDMGDVIYTLMEKLIRRHPHVFGDTEVNGEEQVSENWENIKLKEGKKSTLDGLPAHLPALIRAQRMQEKAANVGFDWPEWKLAWEKLDEELQEFRQALETNNPDELADEFGDLLFSLVNVSRYFDLNAEDSLRKTNAKFEQRFRYIEKKLKEQDKALKDASLEEMDVFWNEAKNQA, translated from the coding sequence ATGAAGCCAAGCCGGAAGTTTGAAGATCTTGTAGAGTTGGTAGCTATTCTCCGGAAGGAATGTCCCTGGGATCGTAAGCAAACCCATGAATCCATCAAAGACAACCTGATCGAAGAGGCTTACGAGGCCATTGAAGCGCTTGACAATCAGGATTTCGATGAGTTCAAAAAGGAGCTCGGCGACCTGCTGCTCCATGTCGTATTTCATTCCCGGATGGCTACCGAAACCGAGACTTTTGACATGGGGGATGTGATTTACACGCTGATGGAAAAGCTTATCCGCCGGCACCCTCATGTTTTTGGTGATACGGAAGTAAATGGCGAAGAACAGGTTTCTGAAAACTGGGAAAACATCAAACTTAAAGAAGGAAAGAAATCTACGCTGGATGGCCTGCCTGCACACCTTCCTGCATTAATCCGCGCGCAACGCATGCAGGAGAAAGCAGCGAATGTGGGCTTCGACTGGCCGGAATGGAAACTTGCCTGGGAAAAACTGGATGAGGAACTGCAGGAATTCCGGCAAGCTTTAGAGACAAATAATCCTGATGAACTCGCCGATGAGTTTGGTGACTTGTTGTTTTCCCTGGTTAACGTGAGCAGGTATTTTGACCTCAATGCAGAGGATAGTCTCCGAAAAACCAATGCCAAGTTTGAGCAACGTTTTCGTTACATCGAGAAAAAGCTAAAGGAGCAGGATAAAGCCCTCAAAGATGCCAGCCTTGAAGAGATGGATGTATTTTGGAATGAGGCCAAGAATCAGGCTTAA
- a CDS encoding type II toxin-antitoxin system VapC family toxin — translation MNVLDSSGWLEYFTDDKYADVFEPIIENDEELLVPSICFYEVYKVLNRELGKSKALDGIALMANGKEVSVDQEIALTAAQINAELKLPIADSMIYAISQKYEAELWTLDSDFEGLEGVKYFSKKS, via the coding sequence TTGAATGTTTTAGACTCATCGGGATGGCTGGAATATTTCACGGATGATAAATATGCAGATGTATTCGAGCCCATTATTGAAAATGATGAAGAGTTATTGGTGCCTTCCATTTGTTTTTATGAAGTGTATAAAGTGTTAAATAGAGAGCTGGGAAAATCAAAGGCGCTGGATGGGATAGCGCTCATGGCCAACGGTAAAGAGGTGTCGGTGGATCAGGAAATTGCACTTACAGCTGCACAAATAAATGCGGAGTTAAAATTGCCTATAGCAGACTCCATGATTTATGCAATTTCCCAAAAATATGAGGCTGAGCTCTGGACTTTAGATTCTGATTTCGAGGGGCTGGAAGGCGTGAAATACTTTTCGAAGAAGAGTTGA
- a CDS encoding asparagine synthetase B: MIKRLLTILLFALSPMLMVSAQQHVLISMDASQTNHLKAYGVIFNHITDGYTAQWLLNYRGGSFLATVENDIVRKSRLRNVSLETISASEARQIVADVESNSSNTAVVNLEKAPKIAVYTPDQALPWDDAVTLALTYAEVEYEKVWDVEVLEGKLDEYDWLHLHHEDFTGQYGKFWATYRNMPWYIAQVKQMEAMASELGYSSVSEQKKEVARTIKRYVGNGGFLFSMCSGTDTFDIALAAEGVDIAPEQFDGDPADPNAQEKLDFNKTLAFEDFEIVLNPSEYEHANIDVPVSINRVDQSLDFFTLFEFSAKWDPVPTMLTQNHVSSVRGFYGQTTAFQKDKVKSSAVILGESPGREQVKYIHGNYGRGTFTFYAGHDPEDYTHRVNDPPTDLALHPNSPGYRLILNNILFPAAKKKKKKT, encoded by the coding sequence ATGATCAAGAGACTGCTTACCATATTATTATTTGCGCTAAGCCCGATGCTTATGGTTTCGGCCCAGCAGCACGTGCTGATTTCGATGGATGCTTCGCAAACCAACCACCTCAAAGCCTATGGTGTCATTTTTAATCACATCACCGATGGATATACCGCCCAGTGGCTGTTGAATTATCGCGGAGGAAGCTTCCTGGCAACGGTTGAAAATGACATTGTTCGAAAAAGCAGGCTGCGCAATGTTTCGCTTGAAACCATCAGCGCATCTGAAGCCCGGCAGATTGTAGCGGATGTAGAAAGTAACAGCAGCAATACAGCCGTTGTGAACCTCGAGAAGGCACCAAAAATTGCCGTTTACACTCCCGACCAGGCTCTGCCCTGGGACGATGCCGTGACGCTTGCCCTCACCTACGCCGAAGTGGAATATGAGAAAGTGTGGGATGTGGAAGTGCTGGAAGGTAAGCTGGATGAATACGACTGGCTTCACCTTCACCACGAAGATTTCACCGGTCAGTATGGCAAATTTTGGGCCACATATCGCAACATGCCTTGGTACATTGCGCAAGTTAAGCAAATGGAAGCGATGGCCAGCGAGCTCGGCTATTCCTCAGTCAGCGAACAGAAGAAAGAAGTAGCCCGTACCATCAAGCGCTATGTAGGCAATGGTGGGTTTCTGTTTTCGATGTGCTCCGGAACCGATACGTTCGACATTGCTCTGGCTGCCGAAGGCGTGGATATAGCCCCCGAACAATTTGACGGCGACCCGGCCGATCCCAATGCCCAGGAAAAGCTGGATTTCAATAAAACACTCGCTTTTGAGGATTTTGAAATTGTGTTGAATCCCAGTGAATACGAGCATGCCAACATTGACGTTCCGGTAAGCATCAACCGGGTTGACCAATCGCTGGACTTTTTTACCCTCTTTGAATTTTCAGCCAAGTGGGACCCGGTTCCTACTATGCTAACTCAAAATCACGTGAGCAGCGTGCGTGGCTTTTACGGACAAACTACCGCCTTTCAGAAAGACAAAGTTAAATCATCGGCGGTAATATTGGGCGAATCTCCCGGCCGAGAGCAGGTTAAATATATCCATGGAAATTACGGTCGCGGAACCTTCACCTTTTACGCCGGGCATGATCCTGAAGACTACACGCACCGGGTAAACGATCCCCCCACCGATTTAGCCTTACATCCCAACAGTCCCGGCTACCGGCTGATACTGAACAACATCCTCTTCCCCGCCGCCAAAAAGAAGAAGAAAAAAACTTAG
- a CDS encoding tetratricopeptide repeat protein, which produces MNTFLKTVFSLLIIGLLSFTATAQNNSDFQLATRLMQQQQYADALPLLQELHDNNPGTYVYADRLIDCLIQLKQYDQGLEIAHKYQDQPEVESQVEIRIGEIYHFKEDTEKALDIWYANLESHPRQLQLYITTARTMVSRREYVEAVEVYKKARNVFQNDRLFFGDIANAYMRAGEYELAIEEWLNLLESSPNQISYIQRSLLRYNDPILYDITIIEIDERLGKLSISSPNYQTFYQLQIWLLQENKLYRRALATAKEYESRSQSYNYSLFNLGRQLTENNEFELAKDAFTYYTDNAYGEIKWRGLEELADTYSKWAKYIDDYNLDFTNKRDSLFKLATVMLDSIETETNNYSGMGNVQLKRAELALDHVFDLDKARTALRKLKNLPAMRDSPEIPYLEGRIHLAQKKFTEARISFTRANKQAEIGELAEKTRYFLALTDFYAGDYEFAGIQLKSLGRQNTSYYANDALELRLWLQQGTAVDTSGELLSRFADAVFMENNGASAKSSEAFLEMINDERFTALKDDALLFFVESPHIQKAKKYNELSVFLASNPATPIKEKLLWEQAKLAEQTNIQSVQKACESTEDCFWNLDSTTSTVEISPKDIYERLILEYPQGFYAPYARERLTELTNQNS; this is translated from the coding sequence ATGAACACTTTTTTAAAAACCGTATTCTCTTTATTGATTATCGGGCTGCTGAGTTTCACGGCCACAGCTCAAAACAACAGCGACTTCCAGCTTGCCACCCGGCTTATGCAGCAGCAACAATATGCCGATGCCCTGCCCCTGTTACAAGAACTGCACGATAACAATCCCGGCACTTACGTTTATGCTGACCGGTTAATCGACTGCCTGATCCAGTTAAAGCAATATGATCAGGGACTCGAAATAGCACACAAATACCAGGACCAGCCCGAAGTTGAGAGTCAGGTAGAGATCCGAATCGGGGAAATCTATCATTTCAAGGAAGACACAGAAAAAGCATTAGATATCTGGTATGCCAACCTGGAATCTCATCCCCGTCAGCTACAACTTTATATAACCACCGCCCGAACCATGGTGAGCCGGCGTGAATATGTTGAAGCCGTTGAGGTGTATAAAAAGGCGCGTAATGTATTTCAAAACGACCGTTTATTTTTTGGGGATATAGCTAACGCTTACATGAGGGCCGGCGAATACGAGCTGGCAATTGAAGAATGGCTGAATTTACTGGAATCGTCCCCAAACCAGATTTCATATATACAGCGCAGTTTGCTTCGGTATAACGACCCAATTCTGTACGACATCACCATCATTGAAATTGATGAGCGGTTGGGTAAGCTCTCCATTTCATCCCCCAACTATCAAACGTTTTACCAGCTGCAGATTTGGCTGCTTCAGGAAAACAAATTATACCGCCGGGCGCTTGCTACAGCTAAAGAATATGAGAGCCGATCTCAATCCTACAACTACTCGCTGTTTAACCTGGGCAGGCAGCTGACCGAGAATAATGAATTTGAACTGGCTAAAGATGCCTTCACCTATTACACCGACAATGCCTACGGTGAGATTAAGTGGCGGGGTCTGGAAGAACTGGCGGACACCTATTCAAAATGGGCCAAGTATATCGATGATTACAATCTCGACTTCACCAACAAACGAGACAGCCTCTTTAAACTTGCTACCGTTATGCTGGATTCTATCGAGACAGAGACCAACAATTATAGCGGTATGGGGAATGTGCAGCTTAAAAGAGCCGAGTTAGCCCTCGACCATGTTTTTGATCTGGACAAAGCCCGGACAGCGCTGCGAAAACTCAAAAACCTCCCGGCCATGCGAGACTCACCCGAAATTCCCTACCTGGAGGGAAGAATTCATCTTGCTCAGAAAAAGTTTACCGAAGCGCGCATCAGTTTTACACGGGCTAATAAGCAAGCTGAAATTGGAGAACTCGCCGAAAAAACCCGTTACTTTCTCGCCCTCACCGATTTCTATGCCGGTGATTACGAATTTGCTGGCATTCAGCTGAAATCGCTGGGCAGGCAGAACACCTCTTATTATGCCAACGACGCCCTCGAACTTCGGTTATGGCTGCAACAGGGAACGGCCGTAGATACTTCAGGCGAGTTACTCTCCCGGTTTGCCGATGCTGTTTTCATGGAAAATAACGGTGCGTCTGCAAAAAGCTCTGAAGCATTTTTGGAAATGATAAACGATGAGCGTTTTACTGCTTTAAAAGACGATGCTTTACTCTTTTTCGTTGAATCTCCGCATATTCAAAAAGCCAAAAAGTATAATGAGCTGAGCGTATTTTTGGCATCAAATCCTGCCACCCCCATCAAAGAGAAATTACTTTGGGAACAGGCAAAACTAGCTGAACAGACTAACATTCAATCTGTACAAAAGGCGTGTGAATCTACAGAGGATTGCTTTTGGAACCTTGATTCAACAACTTCAACAGTAGAAATTTCCCCAAAAGATATTTATGAGAGGCTTATACTGGAATATCCGCAGGGATTTTACGCCCCATATGCAAGAGAACGACTGACAGAATTAACCAATCAAAACTCCTGA
- a CDS encoding citrate/2-methylcitrate synthase: MSEGIHTGFDEQQYPYINKGLEGIVAFSTSKSFIDGQKGELIYSGYLIDTLAENATFEEVCFLLWNDRLPNAEELESLKKLLIEHRSLPQPVLDYINTTDKSAEPMAVLRTAVSMLADFDDTHGKFDDTLFEGQAIDITAKIPTIIAAFDRARKGKDFVAPLDEGSTAFNFLYMLNGEKPGEQAEKTMDLCLILHAEHGMNASTFTARTICATQSDMYSAITGAIGALKGPLHGGANTAVMNTLLELDKDPDTADAVEFTKRKLANKEKLSGFGHRVYKTFDPRARLLQKMSKDLSEETGHQQLYEWSMDMLNTMKSEKDIDPNVDFFSATVYYSIGIEPDLYTCIFTMSRVSGWTGHFMEQAANNRLIRPRALYVGEKGLEWTSVEER, from the coding sequence ATGTCAGAAGGCATTCACACAGGCTTTGACGAGCAACAATATCCTTATATCAATAAAGGACTTGAAGGCATTGTAGCTTTTTCTACATCTAAAAGTTTTATTGACGGACAAAAAGGCGAACTCATTTATTCCGGGTATCTTATCGACACCCTGGCTGAAAACGCAACCTTTGAAGAAGTTTGTTTTTTGCTTTGGAATGATCGCCTGCCAAACGCGGAAGAACTGGAAAGCTTAAAGAAGCTTTTGATTGAGCATCGTTCACTTCCACAACCGGTACTCGACTATATTAATACTACCGATAAGAGTGCTGAGCCTATGGCCGTTCTGAGAACAGCCGTTTCCATGCTTGCAGACTTTGATGATACGCATGGCAAGTTTGATGACACTTTATTCGAGGGGCAGGCCATCGACATCACGGCTAAGATTCCTACTATCATTGCAGCCTTTGACCGTGCCCGTAAAGGCAAAGACTTTGTAGCGCCACTTGATGAAGGCAGCACCGCATTTAACTTTTTATATATGCTGAACGGTGAGAAGCCCGGTGAGCAAGCGGAAAAGACCATGGATCTTTGCCTGATCCTGCATGCCGAGCACGGAATGAATGCTTCTACCTTTACCGCCCGTACCATTTGCGCTACACAGTCTGACATGTATTCTGCAATCACAGGAGCTATTGGTGCGCTTAAAGGACCACTCCACGGTGGAGCAAACACAGCAGTTATGAATACGCTTCTTGAGCTGGATAAAGATCCGGATACAGCGGATGCTGTAGAATTCACCAAAAGAAAGTTAGCAAATAAAGAAAAGCTTTCTGGTTTTGGTCACCGGGTGTATAAGACTTTTGACCCCCGTGCCCGATTGCTGCAAAAAATGTCCAAAGATCTTTCTGAAGAAACGGGACACCAGCAGTTATATGAGTGGTCGATGGATATGCTGAACACCATGAAGAGTGAGAAGGATATTGATCCTAACGTAGATTTCTTCTCAGCTACCGTGTACTACTCAATTGGAATTGAGCCTGATCTGTACACCTGTATTTTCACGATGAGTCGTGTTTCAGGATGGACCGGGCATTTCATGGAACAAGCAGCTAATAACCGCCTGATTCGTCCGCGTGCTCTTTATGTTGGTGAGAAAGGGCTGGAATGGACATCCGTTGAAGAGCGGTAA
- a CDS encoding AbrB/MazE/SpoVT family DNA-binding domain-containing protein has protein sequence METVKISPKFQVVIPAKVRKSLNLKAGQRVRMIPIDGKIEVVPVPEAKSLRGFAKGIDTSIEREEDRF, from the coding sequence ATGGAAACAGTAAAAATATCTCCAAAATTTCAGGTGGTTATTCCTGCTAAGGTTAGGAAATCTCTGAACCTGAAAGCAGGTCAACGTGTACGGATGATCCCTATAGATGGAAAAATTGAGGTTGTTCCTGTTCCTGAAGCAAAATCATTGCGAGGTTTTGCCAAGGGTATTGATACCTCCATTGAGCGGGAGGAGGATAGGTTTTGA
- the leuS gene encoding leucine--tRNA ligase has translation MHSYNPADIESKWQQHWLENKTFETPTDKSKPKYYVLDMFPYPSGAGLHVGHPEGYTATDIIARYKRMKGFNVLHPIGWDAFGLPAEQYAVKTGTHPRITTEKNVNKFREQLQAIGFSYDWDREVNTTDPDYYKWTQWIFLKLYEKGLAYEDEVAVNWCPELGTVLANEEVIDGKSEVGGYPVIRKPMRQWVLKITEYAERLLQDLEELDWPESLKEMQRNWIGKSVGAEIDFEISGHNEKLKVFTTRPDTIFGATYMVMAPEHHLVDRITTEDQKQAIADYQEEAAKKSDLERQELNKEKTGAFTGAYAINPANGKQIPIWIADYVLDSYGTGAIMAVPGQDERDWEFAEKFDLEIVRTVQPEEGFEGKAYTGEGVAINSDFLNGLKIKEAKNKIITWLEEKGAGTKSVNYKLRDWLFSRQRYWGEPFPIIHVDGEPKPLPESELPVELPEVDKYQPTGDGEPPLANAKNWVETTDPETGKTAIRETNTMPQWAGSCWYYLRYISPEFDGGPVDPDYEKYWMPVDLYVGGAEHAVLHLLYARFWHKVLYDIGVVSTKEPFNKLVNQGMILGEMEFTGPDGKKITEDKVEKKGEGFVLKGTDTKVEARAHKMSKSRGNVINPDNIIAQYGADSLRLYEMFMGPLEQVKPWSTKGVEGVNRFLNRVWRLLVDEDSGEISAKVKDIEAEKKHLKPLHEAIKKVSEDIEGLRFNTAISALMIFVNEANGWDEIPLSVAEEFIQILNPFAPHITEELWRMLGHEETLAYEDWPQFNEEYLKPDSITYPVQVNGKVRADIEVDADKAKDKDYVLGLAKEEENVAKYLADGNLVKEIFVPGKIVNLVVK, from the coding sequence ATGCACTCTTACAATCCGGCCGACATCGAGTCTAAATGGCAACAACACTGGCTCGAAAACAAAACCTTTGAAACGCCCACCGATAAATCCAAACCCAAGTATTATGTGCTGGATATGTTTCCGTATCCAAGTGGGGCGGGGCTTCATGTAGGTCACCCGGAAGGATATACGGCTACGGATATCATTGCCCGCTACAAGCGAATGAAAGGCTTCAACGTACTTCACCCGATTGGCTGGGATGCATTTGGATTACCAGCCGAGCAGTATGCGGTGAAAACGGGAACGCATCCGCGAATCACCACAGAAAAGAACGTAAATAAATTCAGGGAACAGCTGCAGGCTATTGGTTTCAGTTACGACTGGGATCGCGAAGTGAATACCACCGATCCGGATTACTATAAGTGGACCCAATGGATTTTCCTGAAGCTGTATGAAAAGGGACTGGCGTATGAAGATGAGGTTGCTGTAAACTGGTGCCCGGAACTGGGAACCGTACTGGCGAATGAAGAAGTCATTGACGGTAAAAGTGAAGTGGGTGGATACCCCGTTATCAGAAAGCCGATGCGCCAGTGGGTGTTGAAGATTACAGAATATGCCGAGCGATTGCTTCAGGATCTGGAAGAGCTGGACTGGCCGGAGTCGTTGAAGGAAATGCAGCGCAACTGGATCGGGAAATCGGTTGGGGCTGAAATTGATTTTGAGATTTCCGGCCACAATGAAAAGCTGAAAGTTTTTACAACACGACCGGATACCATTTTTGGTGCTACTTATATGGTGATGGCTCCCGAGCATCACCTGGTGGATAGAATCACGACCGAAGATCAAAAGCAGGCGATTGCTGATTATCAGGAAGAAGCGGCCAAGAAATCGGACCTGGAGCGACAGGAACTGAACAAAGAGAAAACGGGCGCTTTTACCGGCGCTTATGCCATCAACCCGGCCAACGGTAAGCAAATCCCAATCTGGATTGCCGATTACGTGCTCGACAGTTACGGAACAGGAGCCATTATGGCCGTACCGGGACAGGATGAAAGAGACTGGGAATTTGCCGAGAAATTTGATCTGGAGATCGTTCGTACGGTTCAGCCGGAAGAAGGATTTGAAGGAAAAGCCTACACCGGAGAAGGAGTTGCCATAAACAGTGACTTCCTGAATGGGTTGAAAATCAAAGAAGCCAAAAATAAAATCATTACGTGGCTGGAAGAAAAGGGAGCCGGAACCAAGTCGGTTAATTACAAACTGCGCGACTGGCTGTTCTCCCGTCAGCGTTATTGGGGTGAACCGTTTCCGATTATCCATGTGGATGGGGAACCAAAACCGCTGCCTGAATCTGAATTACCGGTAGAGCTTCCGGAAGTGGATAAATATCAACCTACCGGTGATGGCGAACCGCCACTGGCGAATGCAAAAAATTGGGTGGAAACCACCGATCCGGAGACCGGGAAAACAGCCATCCGTGAAACCAATACCATGCCGCAATGGGCCGGTTCCTGTTGGTACTACCTGCGGTACATCAGTCCAGAATTTGACGGCGGTCCCGTAGATCCGGATTATGAAAAGTACTGGATGCCCGTGGATCTGTATGTGGGTGGAGCCGAACATGCGGTTCTGCACCTGCTGTATGCCCGGTTTTGGCACAAAGTGCTATATGATATTGGCGTGGTTTCAACCAAAGAGCCATTTAATAAGCTGGTGAATCAGGGGATGATACTGGGTGAAATGGAATTCACCGGCCCCGATGGCAAAAAGATTACTGAAGATAAAGTAGAGAAGAAGGGTGAGGGCTTTGTGCTCAAAGGCACTGATACGAAAGTGGAAGCCCGGGCTCACAAAATGTCCAAGAGTCGCGGTAATGTCATCAACCCCGATAACATCATAGCTCAATACGGAGCCGACTCGCTGCGATTATATGAGATGTTTATGGGACCGCTGGAGCAGGTAAAGCCCTGGAGCACCAAGGGTGTAGAAGGTGTGAACCGGTTCCTGAATCGTGTTTGGCGCTTGCTGGTGGATGAAGATTCCGGAGAGATTTCTGCTAAGGTGAAGGATATAGAGGCCGAGAAGAAACACCTTAAACCTCTCCATGAAGCCATCAAGAAAGTAAGCGAAGATATTGAGGGACTCCGTTTCAATACTGCCATTTCCGCACTGATGATTTTTGTGAACGAAGCCAATGGATGGGATGAAATTCCTTTATCGGTAGCTGAAGAATTTATTCAGATTCTGAATCCTTTTGCTCCACATATAACGGAAGAGTTGTGGCGAATGCTGGGTCATGAAGAAACGCTGGCTTACGAAGACTGGCCACAATTCAACGAAGAATACCTGAAGCCCGATTCCATTACGTATCCGGTTCAGGTGAATGGGAAAGTCCGTGCTGATATCGAAGTGGATGCTGATAAGGCCAAAGACAAAGATTATGTGTTAGGCTTAGCCAAAGAAGAAGAAAACGTAGCCAAATATCTTGCTGATGGAAATCTGGTGAAAGAGATCTTCGTGCCCGGGAAGATTGTGAACCTGGTAGTAAAATAG
- a CDS encoding DUF2306 domain-containing protein, with protein sequence MESYQFDSIGLAHFGFAILSMVLGALVIFRKKGGSVHKKLGYVYFGSMIGLNVTALMIYKLFGFFGPFHVFALISLVSVIAGFVPAYLKKPKDTWLEYHYEFMNWSVVGLYAAFWSETFTRFFSFQGWDGFWMLVGTVTVITVAIGAYLIKKKKSYFLEKFGGKKYAPVD encoded by the coding sequence ATGGAATCTTATCAATTTGACTCTATCGGACTTGCTCACTTCGGCTTTGCTATTCTTTCTATGGTTTTGGGTGCGCTTGTCATTTTTAGAAAGAAAGGAGGATCCGTCCATAAAAAGTTAGGATACGTCTATTTTGGCTCAATGATAGGGCTGAATGTAACCGCCTTAATGATCTACAAACTCTTCGGTTTTTTCGGGCCATTCCATGTGTTTGCTTTGATCAGCTTGGTTAGTGTGATAGCCGGATTTGTTCCCGCTTACCTCAAGAAACCAAAGGACACCTGGCTGGAGTATCACTATGAATTTATGAACTGGTCGGTGGTGGGCTTATATGCTGCGTTCTGGTCAGAGACTTTTACCCGGTTCTTCAGTTTTCAAGGCTGGGATGGATTCTGGATGTTGGTAGGTACAGTCACGGTAATTACAGTTGCCATAGGTGCTTACCTGATTAAAAAGAAGAAGAGCTATTTTTTAGAAAAGTTTGGCGGAAAAAAATATGCCCCGGTTGATTAA
- a CDS encoding DUF885 family protein, producing the protein MRTSLLAFFTSLFLCSIQYEIVAQTTFSSIEDAIIVYQEDYGALSRKYSVENSEQYFTRFDEFYTRWLSYLDEINFQELAHPDKVDFLLFKNDLERSLYFLQADRQRFNEVSERIPAKTGMMDFITERRSGTSLDGKEVATRFNNWHSETATLLNELEQTPKLSKQQAGLAAGIIEERREAITEAYEFYYGYDPDFTWWVEKPYAALTASLEEYEKALAQHYNQKPEDDDGSGIIGNPIGKSEIIRRLGFEMISYTPQELIDIANEQYAWTYSEMLKASRELGYGDDWKAALEYVKTTHVPAGEQPPLVKDLAEEAVTFLEDRDLLTIPPLAKETWRMVMLSPEWQKIAPFFLGGEVVRIAYPTYTMTHEEKMMSMRGNNPHFSKAVVHHELIPGHHLQQFMNRRYETHRRIFRTPFWTEGWALYWEFVLWEKDFPDNPEDKIGMLYWRMHRAARIVFSLNYHLGNWSPQECIDYLVDKVGHEYANAEAEVRRSFEGNYGPLYQIAYMVGAMQFYSLRQELVESGQMTEKEFHDTILQNNSIPVAMVKALLTNQELDKDFKSSWKFGDYIEGMK; encoded by the coding sequence ATGCGAACATCATTGCTGGCCTTTTTTACTTCACTTTTTCTGTGTTCTATTCAATATGAAATAGTGGCTCAGACTACCTTTTCTTCTATTGAAGATGCCATTATTGTTTACCAGGAAGATTACGGGGCATTATCCAGGAAATATTCTGTAGAAAACTCCGAACAATATTTCACCCGTTTTGATGAATTTTATACCCGGTGGCTGAGCTACCTGGATGAAATTAATTTCCAAGAGCTGGCTCATCCTGATAAAGTGGACTTCCTCCTTTTTAAGAATGATCTGGAACGCTCTTTGTACTTCCTGCAGGCTGATCGCCAGCGGTTTAACGAGGTTTCGGAACGTATTCCGGCTAAAACGGGAATGATGGATTTTATTACCGAGAGAAGGTCGGGCACCTCCCTGGATGGAAAAGAGGTAGCCACCCGGTTTAACAATTGGCATTCAGAAACAGCTACTTTGCTGAATGAACTGGAGCAAACCCCCAAGCTATCCAAGCAGCAGGCCGGGTTAGCAGCCGGTATAATCGAAGAACGAAGAGAGGCAATTACCGAAGCCTATGAGTTTTATTATGGCTACGACCCTGATTTCACCTGGTGGGTGGAGAAACCCTATGCAGCTCTTACTGCCTCTCTTGAAGAATATGAAAAAGCCCTTGCTCAACACTACAATCAAAAACCAGAAGATGATGACGGTTCAGGAATCATCGGTAACCCCATTGGTAAAAGTGAAATTATCCGCCGTTTAGGCTTCGAGATGATTTCATACACACCTCAGGAACTCATAGATATTGCCAACGAACAGTATGCGTGGACTTATAGTGAAATGCTGAAAGCCTCCCGGGAGCTGGGCTACGGTGATGACTGGAAAGCAGCCCTTGAGTATGTGAAGACAACACACGTTCCCGCCGGAGAACAACCTCCGTTGGTGAAGGATTTAGCCGAAGAAGCCGTCACCTTCCTGGAAGATAGAGACCTGCTCACTATTCCGCCCCTGGCCAAGGAAACCTGGCGCATGGTGATGCTGAGCCCGGAATGGCAAAAAATTGCACCCTTCTTTTTAGGTGGTGAGGTTGTAAGAATAGCCTACCCCACCTATACCATGACTCATGAAGAGAAAATGATGAGCATGCGGGGGAATAATCCTCACTTTTCCAAGGCTGTAGTCCATCACGAGCTCATTCCCGGCCATCATTTACAGCAATTTATGAACCGGCGATATGAAACCCACAGACGAATATTCAGAACGCCTTTCTGGACGGAAGGATGGGCACTGTATTGGGAGTTCGTGCTTTGGGAAAAAGATTTCCCTGATAACCCGGAAGACAAAATCGGAATGTTGTACTGGAGAATGCACCGTGCCGCCCGTATTGTGTTTTCACTGAATTACCATCTTGGAAACTGGTCGCCACAGGAATGTATTGATTACCTGGTGGATAAAGTGGGCCATGAATATGCCAATGCCGAAGCGGAAGTCCGCCGCTCGTTTGAAGGCAATTATGGGCCGTTATATCAAATCGCCTACATGGTTGGAGCCATGCAGTTTTATTCACTGCGACAGGAACTTGTCGAATCCGGGCAAATGACCGAAAAGGAATTTCACGACACCATCCTCCAAAACAACAGCATTCCCGTTGCCATGGTGAAAGCCTTGCTTACCAATCAGGAATTGGATAAAGATTTTAAATCAAGCTGGAAGTTTGGGGATTATATTGAGGGGATGAAATAA